A window from Mangifera indica cultivar Alphonso chromosome 2, CATAS_Mindica_2.1, whole genome shotgun sequence encodes these proteins:
- the LOC123197094 gene encoding protein TOPLESS-RELATED PROTEIN 2-like isoform X4 — translation MSSLSRELVFLILQFLDEEKFKETVHKLEQESGFFFNMKHFEDQVQAGEWDEVERYLCGFTKVEDNRYSMKIFFEIRKQKYLEALDRQDRAKAVEILVKDLKVFASFNEDLFKEITQLLTLDNFRQNEQLSKYGDTKSARNIMLVELKKLIEANPLFRDKLAFPAFKSSRLRTLINQSLNWQHQLCKNPRPNPDIKTLFTDHSCNPTANGARPPPTNSPLVGPIPKAGAFPPIGAHGPFQTVVSPSPGAIAGWMSNSSPSLPHPAVAAGPGGLVQSSNAAAFLKHPRTPTGMTGMDYQSADSEHLMKRIRAGQSDEVSFSGVAHSPNVYSQDDLTKAVVRTLNQGSNVMSMDFHPQQQNILLVGTNVGEISLWEVGSRERLAHKSFKVWDISAASMPLQTALLNDAGISVNRCVWGPDGLMLGVAFSKHIVQIYTFNPTGELRQHLEIDAHVGGVNDIAFAHPNKQLCIVTCGDDKTIKVWDAVAGRRQYTFEGHEAPVYSVCPHHKENIQFIFSTAIDGKIKAWLYDCLGSRVDYDAPGHWCTMMAYSADGTRLFSCGTSKEGESHLVEWNESEGAIKRTYLGFRKRSLGVVQFDTTRNRFLAAGDEFQIKFWDMDNTNMLTAVDADGGLPASPRLRFNKEGSLLAVTTSDSGIKILANSDGLRLIRMLESRAIDKNRVPSEPINSKPLIVNALGPMGNVSGAIAPTLDRLDRVPPAVSINSLGTMDSSRLVDVKPRIVDDGDKVKSWKIPDVSDSSQMKALRLPDSMAPSKVVRLIYTNSGLALLALTSSAVHKLWKWQRSERNPSGKATAYVVPQLWQPPSGTLMTNDINDGKPAEESAACIALSKNDSYVMSASGGKVSLFNMMTFKVMTMFMLPPPAATFLAFHPQDNNIIAIGMEDSTIQIYNVRVDEVKTKLKGHQNRITGLAFSQTLNALVSSGADAQLCMWSIDKWEKLKCRLIQAPAGRQSPLVGETKVQFHNDQTHLLVVHDSQISIYDSKLECSRSWSPKDTLPAPISSAIYSCDGLPVLLQFLMWTI, via the exons ATGTCGTCTTTAAGTAGGGAACTGGTGTTCTTGATACTACAGTTCTTGGATGAGGAAAAGTTCAAGGAAACTGTTCATAA GTTGGAGCAAGAGTCTGGCTTTTTCTTTAATATGAAACATTTTGAAGATCAAGTCCAGGCCGGTGAATGGGATGAGGTTGAGCGTTATCTCTGTGGGTTTACGAAGGTTGAAGATAACAGGTATTCAATGAAGATTTTCTTTGAAATCAGGAAGCAGAAGTATTTGGAGGCTCTTGACAG GCAGGATCGAGCAAAGGCTGTTGAGATTCTTGTCAAGGACCTTAAGGTTTTTGCATCCTTCAATGAAGATCTTTTCAAGGAGATTACTCAGCTCCTCACTCTTGATAACTTTAG GCAAAATGAGCAGCTTTCCAAGTATGGAGACACAAAATCAGCTCGTAATATTATGCTTGTAGAACTTAAAAAGCTAATTGAAGCAAACCCCCTGTTTCGTGACAAGCTTGCATTCCCAGCCTTCAAGAGTTCACGACTGAGGACATTGATAAACCAGAG TTTAAATTGGCAGCATCAACTTTGCAAGAATCCTCGTCCGAATCCTGATATTAAAACACTCTTCACTGATCATTCTTGCAACCCTACAGCTAATGGAGCTCGTCCTCCTCCTACAAACAGCCCCCTTGTGGGACCAATACCAAAGGCTGGTGCATTTCCGCCTATTGGTGCTCATGGT CCATTCCAGACTGTTGTTTCCCCATCTCCTGGTGCTATTGCTGGTTGGATGTCAAACAGTAGTCCTTCCTTACCTCACCCTGCTGTGGCAGCAGGCCCTGGTGGTCTTGTTCAGTCTTCTAATGCTG CTGCATTTTTGAAACATCCAAGGACGCCAACAGGTATGACTGGAATGGATTATCAATCAGCTGATTCAGAGCATTTGATGAAGCGTATCCGCGCTGGCCAATCTGATGAG GTGTCTTTTTCTGGTGTAGCACATAGTCCCAATGTATATTCTCAGGACGACCTCACTAAAGCTGTTGTGCGAACTCTAAATCAAGGATCTAATGTCATGAGCATGGATTTCCATCCACAAcaacaaaatattcttttag TGGGGACAAATGTTGGTGAGATTAGCCTTTGGGAGGTGGGGTCCCGGGAAAGGCTGGCACATAAATCTTTCAAGGTTTGGGATATATCAGCTGCTTCAATGCCATTGCAG ACGGCTTTGTTGAATGATGCTGGGATATCAGTGAATAGGTGTGTTTGGGGGCCAGATGGACTTATGCTTG GTGTTGCATTTTCAAAACATATTGTTCAGATTTATACTTTCAATCCAACCGGAGAACTAAGACAGCACTTAGAG ATTGATGCCCATGTTGGTGGAGTTAATGACATTGCATTTGCTCATCCCAATAAGCAACTTTGTATAGTTACTTGTGGAGATGATAAGACTATTAAG GTATGGGATGCAGTAGCTGGACGCAGGCAGTATACCTTTGAAGGCCATGAAGCTCCTGTGTATTCAGTCTGCCCACACCACAAAGAAAATATTCAG TTTATATTTTCTACTGCCATTGATGGAAAGATCAAAGCTTGGCTATATGATTGCTTGGGATCTAGAGTGGACTATGATGCACCTGGACACTGGTGCACCATGATGGCATATAGTGCAGATGGAACCAG GCTATTCTCATGCGGAACAAGTAAAGAAGGTGAATCTCATTTAGTTGAGTGGAATGAGAGTGAAGGAGCTATCAAAAGGACATATTTGGGTTTTAGAAAGCGTTCTCTAGGAGTTGTCCAGTTTGATACAACACGGAATCGGTTCTTGGCTGCTGGtgatgaatttcaaattaaattctggGATATGGACAATACAAATATGCTGACAGCTGTTGATGCAGATGGTGGATTGCCG GCTAGTCCTAGACTGAGATTCAATAAGGAAGGATCTCTGCTTGCAGTTACAACGAGTGACAGTGGTATCAAAATATTGGCCAACAGTGATGGTTTGCGATTGATAAGAATGTTAGAAAGCAGGGCTATTGACAAAAATAGGGTCCCATCTGAACCCATCAACTCTAAG CCATTGATTGTGAATGCACTCGGTCCAATGGGAAATGTTTCTGGTGCCATTGCTCCGACTCTGGATCGGCTAGATAGAGTTCCTCCAGCTGTGTCTATCAACAGTCTT GGTACTATGGACAGCAGCAGACTTGTTGATGTTAAACCACGTATTGTGGATGATGGAGACAAGGTTAAGAGCTGGAAAATTCCTGATGTTTCAGATTCATCACAAATGAAAGCTCTGCGCTTACCTGATTCTATGGCACCGAGCAAG gttGTTCGGTTGATCTACACCAACTCTGGCCTTGCTCTATTAGCCCTTACGTCCAGTGCTGTTCACAAGCTGTGGAAATGGCAGCGTAGTGAAAGGAATCCCTCGGGGAAG GCTACTGCATATGTAGTGCCCCAGTTGTGGCAACCTCCCAGTGGAACACTTATGACCAATGACATTAATGATGGTAAACCAGCTGAAGAGTCTGCCGCATGCATAGCTTTATCCAAAAATGATTCTTATGTTATGTCTGCCTCCGGTGGAAAGGTTTCCTTGTTCAACATGATGACATTCAAG GTCATGACAATGTTTATGCTTCCACCTCCAGCAGCTACCTTTTTGGCATTCCATCCccaagataataatattattgccATTGGGATGGAGGATTCTACCATTCAGATATACAATGTCAGAGTCGATGAG GTCAAAACCAAACTCAAGGGTCACCAAAATCGAATCACAGGGCTTGCATTTTCCCAAACTTTAAATGCGTTGGTGTCTTCAGGGGCTGATGCGCAG CTATGTATGTGGAGCATCGATAAATGGGAGAAGCTGAAATGCAGGCTCATACAAGCACCAGCTGGCCGTCAATCCCCTCTGGTCGGAGAAACTAAAGTCCAGTTTCATAATGATCAAACACATCTATTGGTGGTTCATGATAGCCAAATTTCCATTTATGACAGCAAGCTTGAATGTTCACGTTCT